In a genomic window of Spodoptera frugiperda isolate SF20-4 chromosome 18, AGI-APGP_CSIRO_Sfru_2.0, whole genome shotgun sequence:
- the LOC118278057 gene encoding uncharacterized protein LOC118278057, with product MLHQWLIITFSWLGTVRPQYINNGANSGYILDSVGSNVQYPIPYYFNLPSSRNDYETAQNIPPNIPIIPYEDTQVDLPRKRRAPEEEEEIREKRWLPNVIDMEQNMYGQEELPGNPGMNSIEGALDENGTNLLNIKDKKYFSPWGGKRDKASIEHMWTWKRASNIREPSMPKRVRFSPWGGKRSGQMIYKPGSKSSKIIFSTTIPELTRIVSNYSPNGNERLNFAGFQFIPTLDKRHPIKILALSTKTNERTLREAMPFKSFLESLPKIFKPGHPYLDVNLKKDGKRKVKFSAWGGKRSPPIIGPIWTPAPQNFKESTLDTILLIRNSQDKDDSTLKAL from the coding sequence ATGTTGCACCAATGGCTCATCATCACATTCTCGTGGCTCGGCACCGTGCGGCCGCAGTACATCAACAACGGCGCCAACAGCGGCTACATCCTGGACTCCGTCGGCTCCAACGTACAGTACCCCATACCCTACTACTTCAACCTGCCCTCCTCCAGGAACGACTATGAAACCGCTCAGAACATACCTCCAAATATCCCAATCATCCCGTACGAAGACACCCAAGTTGACCTCCCGAGGAAACGACGGGCACCAGAGGAAGAAGAAGAAATCCGAGAGAAACGATGGCTGCCCAACGTGATAGACATGGAACAAAACATGTACGGCCAGGAGGAACTGCCCGGGAACCCGGGCATGAACAGCATCGAAGGAGCCCTCGACGAGAATGGCACCAACCTGCTAAACATCAAGGATAAGAAATACTTCAGCCCTTGGGGCGGCAAGCGAGATAAAGCCAGTATCGAACACATGTGGACTTGGAAGCGAGCCAGTAACATCCGAGAGCCGAGCATGCCCAAACGTGTCCGCTTCAGCCCCTGGGGAGGGAAGCGAAGCGGCCAGATGATCTACAAGCCCGGCTCCAAGAGCTCCAAAATAATCTTCTCCACCACCATACCCGAACTCACGAGAATAGTCTCCAATTACTCACCGAATGGCAATGAACGATTGAATTTCGCTGGATTCCAATTCATCCCGACACTGGACAAGCGACACCCTATAAAGATCTTGGCTCTGAGCACAAAGACCAACGAGAGGACGCTGCGGGAAGCTATGCCCTTCAAGAGCTTTCTAGAGTCTCTGCCTAAAATATTCAAACCTGGACATCCGTATTTGGATGTGAACCTGAAGAAGGATGGCAAGAGGAAGGTTAAGTTCAGCGCGTGGGGAGGCAAGCGGTCGCCGCCCATCATCGGCCCCATCTGGACGCCCGCGCCACAGAACTTCAAGGAGTCCACGTTAGACACCATCCTTCTAATAAGGAACAGTCAGGATAAAGATGATTCGACGTTAAAGGCTTTGTAA
- the LOC118278058 gene encoding putative peptidyl-prolyl cis-trans isomerase dodo isoform X2: MSSQENEAPLPEGWEMRTSRSTGMTYFLNMYTKKSQWERPEAPADPGEIRCSHLLVKHAESRRPSSWREENITRTKEEALELLKGYRKQIVANDATFTDLASKYSDCSSAKRGGDLGLFGRGQMQAPFEEEAFKLKVGQLSRPVETDSGVHIILRTA, from the coding sequence ATGTCAAGCCAGGAGAATGAAGCCCCTTTGCCTGAAGGATGGGAGATGAGAACTAGCCGTTCCACGGGTATGACTTACTTCTTGAATATGTACACTAAGAAGTCTCAGTGGGAGAGGCCGGAGGCGCCTGCCGACCCTGGTGAGATCCGCTGCAGCCATCTGCTAGTGAAGCATGCTGAGAGCAGGCGTCCGTCGTCATGGAGAGAAGAAAACATCACTCGTACTAAGGAAGAGGCTTTGGAACTTCTGAAAGGCTACCGCAAGCAGATTGTTGCTAACGACGCGACATTCACTGACCTGGCGTCTAAGTACTCTGACTGTTCTTCTGCAAAACGTGGAGGAGACTTGGGCTTGTTTGGCCGTGGACAGATGCAGGCTCCATTTGAAGAAGAAGCATTCAAACTAAAGGTGGGACAGCTCAGCCGGCCCGTCGAGACTGACTCGGGAGTCCATATCATCCTAAGAACTGCTTAG